AAACGTTGATAATATTCCCCTACAGTGAAATCAACTTTTTCTTCTGCATCGTCTAATTTTTCAACGATTTGGTTGAAATCTTCTGGGGAAACCATGACTTGAGGTATTGAATTATCATCACTCATATTTAACACCCCTTTAGAATCCTAATGCTTTTGCAATAGCAGGAATGATCACTACGAAAAGTAATGCTATGCATCCACCGATAGCAAAACCTTTAAATCTAGTTGCGAGTAAACCTGCAAAAAGTTTACCTTCTCTTGCAAGGAGTTTTGAACTGTATTCAGCATCATCTGCTGCAGTTTTCATCCCATTTATATTTGGTTTATTAGAAATTTGTACCATATTCGTCTCCTCCTTAAATCAAGAATAAAACTCCAATTATTAAAGTAAAAG
This portion of the uncultured Methanobrevibacter sp. genome encodes:
- a CDS encoding tetrahydromethanopterin S-methyltransferase subunit F, with amino-acid sequence MVQISNKPNINGMKTAADDAEYSSKLLAREGKLFAGLLATRFKGFAIGGCIALLFVVIIPAIAKALGF